One part of the Bombus terrestris chromosome 13, iyBomTerr1.2, whole genome shotgun sequence genome encodes these proteins:
- the LOC100643905 gene encoding piezo-type mechanosensitive ion channel component isoform X8 yields the protein MSKYWLNVALLRVVLPLVLTGCIIWRPVGLSLVYLALMLYSPHVPVPDAKTMAGHTGHYLKTCIGLSFLTAVSQLTFHIVLLALPAYGHFLHNCESMEMIFRHIGFVRLDSASAWEIFFWLTPELIVLPTSIMVYLICRFLSRRNVTDEEDNASLHRNAEAAKKSADSTAKIINFLGRIGTYVVLASLCITAALKPSVEGGFYFLVFLGAATWWACNKELRKGFAILCRIVMVVVILHILALLSYQNQVPQELIPVNSTWQRYFALSPVYQTNCTDPRDVEYTTDANWLIYGYFLRLFWLYYVLALQSQFLSKKPNVAFTNEAFQAKKVKRLSGKLENLDTPLSRHVSIRRRTPSQRWQSARRKARLMRFGSGRTGLLQDSTGSVIVQDGHQDDNIQMQSLSEATPDEQSGIIEHIIMAVYSIFQLIINSSYLATNIIMMTWSIMYHSWTTFALLLWALILWMVPNKRASMMKCSPFIVIYAMLLLLVQYIYSMDLTEEELPTKINGISVSEIGFSKSEQLSRWHLVVKCLFISMFWITMRQYTAERTRQRRSSALRDMVAPLHVSVSTATAAMNHEAPEIKSKFMKDVGILLKKLLTKFWIAVVAIMLFISGITGERMTVFRIIYMSLFLVLIITFQISWTVWRKMMYTFWITVIGYSVIMLILVYTYQFHNFPEYWNYLHIDEDLQKDIGLEIYETKDLFVRLLTPTFFVIITVLQIHYFHKDFLEVTDIEKFGTEESPRIERSSLGHSPILTMPPSSPGEVFLVEEEKEHIYSLRQLKEMSKLERLQLLHNVIQQLLNLYNYTWLFFEIHMQKIIFISVMIFCVNDVCAINFVFVLILVIMINSRRNVQICTANTIAAIIAILMVVKMLYQIQYIDHNNWNINCTKFPSENQTQYGSNNTMYNIAEWFGIKKGEPGHLAELLKGYIGILVVTTLRKIIRIRQCFYRKAHNKPLDTPQVMFPSITREDADKGVPQCLKFLFNYGFYKFGVEFCLIGIVALIGTRLDFYSVLYSIWLLLFFSLRRKAISRIWPFFKFFGIILLPIQYSFVVAPPSWFCIEYPWSESKTLRGLQEWMYLPDPDFPPNARKLMCDFILLMMVVRQSLVFQIEERSTATNREFPAGHNYSVYENMEKPNFINPVKDYVSHIHCWLDIIKRGVLISLMWITLSIMFLAGTERTNLFSLGYLIGAFVFLWQGSDFYLRPVKTILKWWNLLIGYNVVVIFSKALLQGVGCVLIEQLQVLACPLIQLFGITCLRKFRSSVSDIVLEKLDCEVPQEDIGMVWDGLCFGFLLLQKRLFKSYYFFHIVDETKAMSILASRGAELLEELHQKRIEIQENVEKNVLQKLKFKMDKIKANQRKIQGPSYREPQIHAVDTLYPGTRPLYRVRAPKTNREAVRSGDYYMFDDLDDDDVTDLIPDTESEKKEAEKRHEAEKRGRRMTISELMNTLIKTDIEIATHVAMYGGTEKDALRLRRRSVPLTRKKSSMSYLSARSETDTAVATDAADKTSLASADMETDEKDAAAAERDKTPVPTDDEYGEDKPDEKEEETQEDEQKVSIATYFKFIIVMVNSTLTSMTKYLNRFSRDYRYIRKVLTKEKKVLKTKPDFRMGMRLGITQIWQPIPVMKQGSLFSEISPVQHDDEGGALSEVDQPPIIQLLASIWFGVLAHSCLLCYFMVFLHQIKNASVLSTPLPLMVFCWGSLTIPRPSKTFWITLIAYTEAIVIVKCIFQLEVLPWNRDAAPNNPLFTPRIMGVERKHNYALWDLLLLLMVFFHRFMLKSLGQWTSPSLKPRKIIPSTLTVVPAKPPPPENRGQGESASLQEEEGGSTVRTPKGATLNLRAAGEGENAQATNEYEKLVAVQGEEISPMNEEFNKAMNMTVNKYKEPMKDFFQKILSPISKEKTNVYAYMFLCDFFNFLLLIFGFSAFGTQQGDGGVTAYLQENRVPMPFLLMLLLQFALIVIDRALFLKKSIVGKLIFHYFLIFGVHIWMFFILPSVTERQFNERLPPQIWYMVKCFYLLLAAYQLRQGYPTRILGNFLCKKYSIVNYVLFKVFMLVPFLFELRAVMDWIWTDTSMTIMDWFKMEDIFANIYQIKCMRGVETDFPQPRGVKKKQMSKYLIGGGALFFMIGLIWFPLLLFALGGTVGVSNLPYDVSMKIRIGPYEPIYSMSAQSSSIIEYDETDFTRFSNLYARDRPAVTFLENYIHSDVAAVRLSGFSRKLWSISPPDLDRLITELEDNSTTVVIHVEWTVSRKTDAKDASGITTQVRDIRLPPYENNEFNPVRRTLANMLSSNDSTVHNGTITLQYAFPKFLKVTGRTTDVVPQLMRMPKWLDDNVEEDDENHLYRDVSLHLSTDADCCARQKWWIVKEVCNDTLYDQLLKRVPLNNCKYIMMFLFNDKTFPEGLSFISGFGILGLYTTAVIVISQMMRKVVSDMAPKIMFDDLPYVDRILRLCLDIYLVRESGELCLEEDLFAKLIFLYRSPETLIRWTRPPEEGERTDNEDQDDVDEDAVAPRGESRDVSRRE from the exons ATGTCCAAGTATTGGCTGAACGTGGCCCTCCTCAGGGTTGTGCTGCCGCTTGTCTTGACAGGAT GTATAATATGGCGACCTGTAGGATTGTCTCTGGTTTACTTGGCTCTGATGCTATACTCGCCCCATGTGCCGGTACCAGACGCGAAAACAATGGCTGGCCACACAGGGCACTATTTAAAAACTTGCATCGGCCTGTCTTTTCTCACAGCAGTCAGCCAACTCACTTTTCACATAGTTCTATTAGCTCTACCTGCCTATGGTCACTTCCTTCACAATT GCGAATCGATGGAAATGATCTTCAGGCACATAGGTTTTGTAAGACTAGATAGCGCTTCTGCCTGGGAAATCTTCTTCTGGTTGACGCCAGAGTTAATCGTCTTACCCACTAGTATAATGGTGTATCTCATATGTCGGTTTCTATCACGAAGGAACGTTACCGACGAGGAAGATAATGCATCGTTACATCGAAACGCTGAAGCTGCGAAGAAAAGCGCTGACAGCACCGCCAAG ATCATCAACTTCCTAGGACGAATTGGGACCTACGTAGTTCTAGCGTCATTGTGCATCACAGCAGCCCTGAAACCATCAGTTGAAGGTGGTTTCTATTTTCTCGTCTTCCTAGGAGCCGCAACTTGGTGGGCATGTAACAAAGAGCTCCGAAAGGGCTTTGCTATATTATGCAGGATTGTGATGGTCGTTGTGATTCTTCACATCCTGGCTTTGCTCAGCTACCAGAATCAAGTGCCTCAGGAGCTAATACCCGTAAATAGCACCTGGCAACGTTATTTCGCATTGTCTCCAGTTTACCAAACGAATTGCACTGACCCGAGAGACGTAGAGTACACAACCGATGCCAATTGGTTAATTTATGGCTACTTCTTAAGGCTCTTTTGGCTTTATTACGTTCTGGCGTTGCAGTCACAGTTCCTGAGCAAAAAGCCG AACGTTGCTTTTACTAACGAGGCGTTCCAGGCAAAGAAAGTGAAACGTTTGAGCGGAAAGCTGGAGAATCTGGACACTCCATTGTCCAGACACGTTTCCATCAGGAGAAGAACTCCATCTCAGAGATGGCAATCAGCGCGACGAAAGGCTCGT TTGATGCGATTTGGATCCGGGAGAACGGGGCTACTGCAAGATTCGACCGGAAGTGTCATTGTCCAGGATGGTCATCAGGATGACAACATTCAGATGCAAAGTCTCAGTGAAG CTACTCCAGACGAGCAATCCGGAATCATCGAACATATCATTATGGCTGTATATTCCATCTTCCAATTGATAATCAATTCATCCTATCTTGCTACGAATATCATAATGATG ACTTGGAGTATAATGTACCACAGTTGGACAACGTTTGCGCTGTTATTATGGGCCTTGATTCTCTGGATGGTGCCTAATAAACGCGCTTCCATGATGAAATGCTCGCCGTTTATCGTTATCTATGCAATGCTTTTGCTTCTCGTTCAGTACATTTATAGCATGGATCTGACAGAAGAAGAACTACCAACGAAGATAAACGGAATAAGTGTGTCGGAGATTGGTTTCAGCAAATCTGAACAACTTAGCCGGTGGCATTTAGTCGTCAAg TGTCTGTTCATATCTATGTTCTGGATAACTATGAGACAATATACCGCTGAAAGAACCAGACAAAGACGTTCTTCAGCGTTGAGAGACATGGTAGCGCCGTTACATGTCTCTGTTTCGACAGCTACCGCGGCGATGAATCACGAAGCGCCGGAAATCAAAAGCAAATTCATGAAAGATGTTGGCATACtcttgaaaaaattattaaccAAATTTTGGATCGCCGTAGTGGCTATCATGCTATTTATCTCTGGAATCACCGGCGAACGTATGACCGTCTTCAGGATCATTTATATGTCCCTGTTCTTAGTTTTAATCATCACTTTCCAG atATCATGGACAGTATGGAGGAAGATGATGTACACATTCTGGATTACAGTCATTGGTTACTCCGTAATCATGCTGATTCTCGTGTACACTTAccaatttcataatttcccgGAATATTGGAACTATCTCCATATTGACGAGGACTTGCAGAAGGACATTGGTTTAGAAATATACGAGACCAAGGATCTATTTGTTAGATTACTGACGCCAACGTTCTTCGTAATTATCACTGTCCTCCAGATTCATTATTTCCATAAAGATTTCTTGGAAGTGACCGATATCGAGAAATTTGG aacTGAAGAGAGTCCTCGAATCGAACGATCGAGTCTTGGCCATTCACCGATTTTAACCATGCCACCATCTTCACCGGGAGAAGTTTTCCTTgttgaagaagagaaagaacatATATACTCCTTAAGACAGTTAAAAG aaaTGTCGAAACTGGAGCGGCTACagttacttcataacgtaatacagcaactcttaaatttgtataattatactTGGCTCTTCTTTGAAATTCACATGCAAAAGATCATTTTCATTTCTGTGATGATTTTCTGTGTCAACGAT gtCTGTGCtattaattttgtattcgtCTTGATACTGGTTATCATGATCAATTCTCgaagaaatgttcaaatatgTACTGCCAACACGATCGCCGCGATAATTGCCATTCTGATGGTCGTAAAAATGCTATATCAAATTCAGTATATCGATCACAATAACTGGAATATTAATTGCacg AAATTTCCATCTGAAAATCAAACTCAGTATGGCAGCAATAACACGATGTACAATATCGCAGAGTGGTTTGGAATAAAAAAAGGAGAGCCAGGACATTTGGCAGAATTATTGAAGGGTTACATAGGAATCTTAGTGGTGACTACTCTCAGAAAAATCATCAGAATTCGACAGTGTTTCTATAGAAAAGCACATAACAAACCTTTGGACACTCCTCAAGTTATGTTCCCTTCTATCACCAGAGAAGACGCTGACAAAGGAGTACCACAGTGCTTGAAATTCCTTTTCAATTATGGATTCTATAAGTTTGGCGTTGAATTCTGTTTGATAGGAATAGTGGCACTCATTGGAACCAGATTAGATTTCTATTCTGTCCTTTATAGCATTTGGCTTTTACTATTCTTCTCTTTGAGAAGAAAAGCAATATCCAGAATTTGGCCTTTCTTCAAGTTCTTTGGTATAATTTTACTACCTATTCAGTATTCTTTCGTTGTGGCTCCACCATCTTGGTTTTGTATAg AGTATCCATGGAGTGAATCCAAAACTTTGAGGGGTTTGCAAGAGTGGATGTATTTACCTGATCCTGACTTTCCACCAAACGCTAGAAAATTAATGT gTGATTTTATTCTGCTAATGATGGTCGTCAGACAAAGTCTCGTCTTCCAAATAGAAGAAAGAAGCACAGCGACTAACAGAGAATTTCCAGCTGGTCATAATTATTCCGTCTACGAAAATATGGAGAAACCAAATTTCATCAATCCTGTGAAGGATTACGTGTCACATATTCACTGTTGGTTAGACATAATTAAACGAGGCGTATTAATAAGTCTCATGTGGATCACTTTGTCGATCATGTTCCTGGCTGGAACAGAAAGGACTAATCTCTTCTCGTTGGGTTATTTAATTGGTGCATTCGTATTCCTCTGGCAAGGAAGTGACTTTTACTTGAGACCAGTGAAAACCATCTTGAAATGGTGGAATCTTCTAATCGGTTACAATGTGGTCGTCATATTTTCCAAGGCTTTGCTTCAGGGTGTAGGTTGCGTGCTGATAGAACAG cTGCAAGTGTTAGCGTGTCCACTGATTCAGCTATTCGGTATAACTTGTCTAAGAAAATTCCGAAGTTCAGTGAGCGACATAGTTCTGGAAAAATTGGATTGCGAGGTGCCACAAGAAGATATCGGCATGGTCTGGGATGGTCTATGCTTTGGCTTCCTGTTACTCCAGAAACGACTGTTCAAGAGTTATTACTTCTTCCACATAGTAGATGAAACGAAAGCTATGAGCATCCTAGCGTCTAGAGGGGCGGAGTTATTAGAAGAACTGCACCAGAAGCGCATCGAAATTCAAGAAAACGTTGAGAAGAACGTGTTGCAGAAGTTGAAGTTTAAAATGGATAAAATCAAAGCTAACCAGAGAAAAATACAAGGACCTAGTTACAGGGAACCACAGATACACGCAGTTG ATACTCTCTATCCAGGAACACGGCCGTTGTACAGAGTTCGCGCCCCAAAGACCAACAGAGAGG CTGTCAGATCAGGCGATTACTACATGTTCGACGACCTGGACGACGACGACGTGACCGATCTGATCCCGGACACTGAATCCGAAAAAAAAGAAGCGGAGAAACGTCATGAAGCTGAAAAACGCGGCAGAAGAATGACCATTTCCGAG CTGATGAACACGCTGATTAAGACAGACATTGAGATCGCGACACACGTCGCCATGTACGGAGGGACTGAAAAGGACGCGCTGAGACTACGTCGTCGGAGTGTGCCTTTAACAAGGAAGAAATCATCTATGTCGTATCTCAGTGCACGTTCCGAGACCGACACTGCAGTGGCCACCGAT GCCGCTGACAAAACAAGTCTCGCGTCGGCGGACATGGAAACCGATGAAAAAGATGCGGCCGCGGCAGAACGTGATAAAACACCAGTGCCAACAGACGACGAATATGGAGAAGATAAACCAGATGAAAAGGAGGAGGAGACACAGGAGGATGAGCAAAAAGTATCAATTGCTACGTACTTCAAATTCATTATAGTGATGGTTAATAGCACCCTGACGTCGATGACCAAGTACTTGAACAGATTTTCGCGTGACTATAGATACATTCGCAAGGTtttaacgaaagaaaagaaagtattaAAG ACAAAACCAGACTTCCGGATGGGAATGCGATTGGGAATCACTCAAATATGGCAGCCAATTCCTGTGATGAAACAAGG CTCACTATTCTCCGAAATCTCACCTGTCCAACACGATGACGAAGGTGGTGCACTGTCTGAAGTCGATCAACCACCGATAATCCAATTATTGGCATCTATTTGGTTTGGAGTCCTGGCACATTCGTGTCTACTTTGTTACTTCATGGTATTCCTTCATCAGATTAAAAATGCATCCGTCCTTTCCACGCCTTTGCCTCTCATGGTGTTCTGCTGGGGTTCGTTAACCATTCCACGACCCTCGAAAACATTTTGGATAACGTTGATCGCGTACACCgag GCAATTGTGATAGTAAAATGCATTTTCCAATTGGAAGTATTGCCCTGGAATCGAGATGCTGCACCGAATAATCCTCTATTTACTCCTAGAATTATGGGCGTTGAACGCAAACATAATTATGCTTTGTGGGATCTGCTGTTACTTCTCATGGTGTTCTTTCATAG ATTTATGCTGAAATCATTAGGGCAATGGACATCCCCATCCCTAAAACCAAGAAAAATTATTCCTTCCACTTTAACTGTAGTTCCAGCCAAGCCTCCACCACCAGAAAATAGAGGTCAAGGAGAATCTGCATCGctacaagaagaagaagg cgGTAGTACCGTAAGAACACCTAAAGGAGCAACTCTGAATCTTCGCGCAGCAGGCGAGGGTGAAAATGCGCAAGCCACAaatgaatatgaaaaattagtagCCGTTCAAGGAGAAGAAATCAGTCCCATGAACGAAGAGTTCAATAAAGCCATGAATATGAC tgtaaataaatacaaagaacCAATGAAAGATTTCTTCCAAAAAATTCTTAGCCCAATTAGCAAAGAAAAGACGAacgtatatgcatatatgttcCTGTgtgatttctttaatttcttgcTACTCATTTTTGGATTTTCTGCATTTGGG ACACAACAAGGAGACGGTGGTGTTACAGCCTATTTACAAGAAAATCGAGTTCCGATGCCATTCTTACTGATGTTACTGCTACAGTTTGCATTGATAGTTATCGATAGAGCCTTGTTCTTAAAGAAATCAATCGTAGGCAAACTAATTTTCCATTACTTTCTTATATTTGGCGTTCACATTTGGATGTTCTTCATATTGCCAAGTGTTACCGAACG ACAATTTAATGAGAGGCTTCCACCGCAAATTTGGTACATGGTCAAGTGCTTCTACCTCTTGTTAGCGGCTTATCAATTAAGACAAGGCTATCCGACACGAATACTTGGCAACTTCCTCTGCAAGAAATACAGCATTGTCAACTATGTCTTATTCAAAGT ATTCATGTTAGTCCCATTCTTATTCGAATTAAGGGCAGTAATGGACTGGATCTGGACGGACACTTCCATGACGATAATGGATTGGTTCAAAATGGAAGATATTTTCGCCAATATTTATCAAATCAAG TGTATGCGAGGCGTAGAAACGGATTTCCCTCAGCCACGAGGTGtaaagaagaaacaaatgaGCAAGTACTTAATCGGTGGTGGTGCTCTCTTCTTCATGATTGGATTAATATGGTTCCCCTTGCTCTTATTTGCACTTGGTGGCACAGTTGGTGTTTCTAATCTACCCTACGacgtttcaatgaaaattaGAATTGGTCCTTATGAACCAATTTACTCTATGTCGGCACAAAGTAGCTCTATCATCGAATACGACGAAACTGATTTCACGAGATTTTCGAATTTGTACGCGAGAGATAGACCTGCAGTCACTTTCCTGGAGAACTATATACATTCTGATGTCGCTGCCGTGAGATTGAGTGGGTTCTCTCGAAAATTATGGAGTATATCTCCGCCAGACTTAGATAG ACTGATAACAGAATTAGAAGATAATAGCACAACCGTGGTCATCCACGTAGAGTGGACGGTGTCTCGAAAAACGGACGCGAAAGATGCCAGTGGGATAACGACACAAGTGAGAGATATAAGATTGCCACCGTATGAAAACAATGAATTTAATCCTGTGAGAAGAACGTTAGCTAATATGCTCTCTAGCAATGACTCAACCGTGCATAATGGTACTATCACCTTGCAATATGCGTTTCCCAAGTTTTTGAAAGTGACTGGTCGAACCACTGACGTCGTTCCGCAATTAATGCGAATGC CGAAATGGCTTGATGACAATGTAGAGGAAGACGATGAGAATCATCTGTACAGGGATGTTAGTCTTCATTTATCTACCGACGCAGATTGTTGTGCTCGTCAGAAATGGTGGATCGTTAAAGAAGTTTGCAATGATACTTTATACGATCAGCTATTAAAGAGAGTGCCCTTAAATAACTGCAAGTACATCATGATGTTCTTGTTCAATGATAAAACGTTCCCCGAGGGGTTGAGCTTTATCAGTGGATTTGG AATCTTAGGTTTGTACACTACCGCGGTGATAGTCATAAGTCAAATGATGAGGAAGGTAGTCAGTGACATGGCGCCGAAGATTATGTTCGATGACTTACCCTACGTCGATAGAATACTAAGATTATGCTTAGATATTTATTTGGTCCGTGAAAGTGGAGAATTGTGTCTCGAGGAAGACTTGTTCGCCAAATTAATATTCCTCTACAGATCACCGGAGACGTTGATCAG ATGGACAAGGCCACccgaagaaggagagagaactGACAATGAAGATCAAGATGATGTAGATGAGGATGCTGTGGCACCAAGAGGAGAATCTCGAGATGTTTCTCGTAGAGAATAA